One part of the Lycium ferocissimum isolate CSIRO_LF1 chromosome 8, AGI_CSIRO_Lferr_CH_V1, whole genome shotgun sequence genome encodes these proteins:
- the LOC132067028 gene encoding uncharacterized protein LOC132067028 gives MTNNSIKIERTTENLANVGNTPSQQQLEATTGTVQSVDRYHPLYLHSNDDLSSGKVKEIGKEEEDLYILVYKHPNEVNLAAKVCAQATVSPSTTDISLWHQRFGHVSPYVLNKLLPNRVIMRYIKCS, from the exons ATGACGAACAACTCAATCAAGATTGAAAGAACCACTGAAAATCTTGCTAACGTTGGAAATACCCCATCTCAACAACAACTAGAAGCCACAACTGGCACTGTACAATCAGTGGATAGGTATCACCCTCTATATCTGCATTCTAATGAT GATCTCTCAAGTGGGAAGGTGAAGGAGATTggtaaagaagaggaagatctCTACATATTAGTATATAAACATCCAAATGAAGTAAACTTGGCTGCTAAAGTCTGTGCTCAAGCAACAGTATCACCTAGTACAACTGATATCAGTTTATGGCATCAAAGATTTGGCCATGTATCACCTTATGTTCTCAACAAGTTACTGCCTAATAGAGTAATCATGCGCTATATCAAATGTAGTTAA
- the LOC132068680 gene encoding uncharacterized protein LOC132068680, which translates to MSRCHKFPPPGYEKKPRPEEGDLLKEEKSKEKKHKKEKKDKEKREGKEKRDKDRSDGKHREKKEKKDKHRDKKEKHRDKKKDKDKDKEKSSISEEARVAVPPGASSGGKLHERDEHKDRHISSEKERDEHKDRHISTEKAKLPNQFHVQHGEQKPFKTRHSAVETEDSKFVQELGRRIRDEEKGAQSQLAERFPVEWKRDEKPERVGKVFGNSAEDKEKNKEKGFDNHKMDAQAFTGEHKVGANAIPPGLSTMAKSNFEGIPRPLEENVGKKREEKQKHKERRDGKPREKNKDKDREKHSHGKQKDKEKEKKKEEKAKDKSGFKKSQEDKSKDNNKNDFVVLSNNKLPPVSKENIAGTVTEGIDRKRKNVETNGFLHESEVRPAKLLRPSSSQQPTQNGKKLDTHPKADLFSSIKQGVATDTRVENKEQKVNGSLEGQPLFSVKAKAPSPIPGADQIAEASKKPLFSVKAKASSVIPGADQIAEASKRPPHPDSKYLSQILTIPKMDDWSGFDDQEWLSGSKRTPAKDAEMCPDEVNKEHCVWSEALQIDSADICALPYVIPY; encoded by the exons ATGTCTCGCTGCCATAAGTTTCCACCACCAGGATATGAAAAGAAGCCTAGACCGGAAGAGGGTGACTTATTAAAAGAG GAGAAGAGCAAGGagaaaaagcataaaaaggaaaagaaagacaaGGAGAAGAGAGAAGGTAAAGAAAAAAGGGATAAAGACAGAAGTGATGGGAAACacagagaaaagaaagagaaaaaggataAACACAGGGACAAGAAGGAAAAGCACAGGGACAAAAAGAAGGACAAGGACAAGGACAAAGAGAAAAGCAGCATCTCTGAGGAGGCAAGAGTTGCCGTTCCACCCGGGGCTTCTAGTGGAGGGAAGCTTCACGAGAGAGATGAACATAAAGATAGACACATTAGCtcagaaaaagagagagatgaaCATAAAGATAGACACATTAGCACAGAGAAAGCCAAACTCCCCAATCAGTTTCATGTCCAGCATGGAGAGCAGAAGCCCTTTAAGACCCGCCACTCTGCTGTTGAGACAGAGGACTCAAAATTTGTGCAGGAGTTGGGCAGGAGGATCAGAGATGAAGAGAAGGGTGCGCAAAGTCAGTTGGCGGAGAGATTTCCAGTTGAGTGGAAAAGAGATGAAAAGCCAGAAAGGGTGGGCAAAGTTTTTGGAAATTCGGCTGAAGACAAGGAAAAGAACAAGGAGAAAGGATTTGATAACCATAAGATGGATGCGCAAGCATTCACGGGTGAACATAAAGTTGGAGCTAATGCGATACCTCCCGGCCTTTCTACAATGGCAAAAAGCAATTTTGAAGGAATTCCCCGACCGTTGGAAGAAAATGTTGGGAAGAAGAGAGAGGAAAAACAGAAACATAAAGAAAGACGCGATGGCAAaccaagagagaaaaataaggaTAAAGACAGGGAAAAGCACAGTCATGGAAAGCAGAAAGacaaggaaaaagagaagaaaaaggaagagaaggCGAAGGATAAAAGTGGATTCAAGAAAAGCCAGGAGGATAAATCAAAAGACAACAATAAGAATGATTTTGTTGTTCTTAGTAACAATAAACTTCCACCTGTATCCAAAGAAAACATTGCTGGTACGGTCACCGAGGGAATTGACAGAAAGAGAAAGAATGTTGAAACTAATGGTTTCCTGCATG AGAGTGAAGTCAGGCCTGCTAAATTGCTGCGGCCCTCATCCTCTCAGCAGCCAACACAGAATGGAAAGAAATTGGACACTCACCCAAAAGCAGACTTATTTTCCTCTATTAAACAGGGAGTTGCTACTGATACTAGAGTGGAAAACAAGGAGCAGAAGGTGAATGGTAGTCTAGAAGGTCAGCCGTTGTTCAGCGTCAAGGCAAAGGCTCCATCCCCGATTCCTGGTGCTGATCAGATTGCTGAAGCATCTAAAAAACCACTGTTCAGTGTTAAGGCAAAGGCGTCTTCCGTGATTCCTGGTGCTGATCAGATTGCTGAAGCATCTAAAAGACCTCCACATCCCGATTCCAAGTATTTAAGCCAGATACTCACAATTCCTAAAATGGACGATTGGTCTGGATTTGATGACCAGGAATGGTTGTCGGGAAGCAAAAGAACTCCGGCTAAGGATGCTGAAATGTGTCCAGATGAAGTCAATAAGGAACATTGTGTATGGTCTGAAGCTTTGCAAATAGACTCTGCTGATATTTGTGCTCTGCCATATGTTATACCTTATTGA